The genomic stretch CAGTGCCCAGGACATAGGCTAGCTTGGTATACGCTGCCTCAGAAGTCATGTCCGATCCAGATAAAACGCCCAAATCGCTAAGCACTGCTCCAGCATCGTAGATTGCGGCTACGGAGCCGGACAGGCACTGAGTGCAGTTGACGATGATAACTCCGCGATTGACGGCACTCCGTAGAAGAGAAGTTATCTCGGTCCAGTTTGAGGGTATATTACCAGAGCCATAGGACTCCAGGACAACTCCCATAATGGGCTCCGCCAGAGCCGATCGAATCAAATCCAGTGACATATCCGGAGTTATTCTCAAGGAGGCCACATTCATCTGAAATTCGCCTGTCACAGCGAGTGGCC from Drosophila pseudoobscura strain MV-25-SWS-2005 chromosome 4, UCI_Dpse_MV25, whole genome shotgun sequence encodes the following:
- the LOC26534109 gene encoding L-asparaginase-like isoform X2; translation: MIPIYETRTDGRNNFVSSLIISGCYKIPEVCVVFANKLLRGNRTVKVNCNSLDAFDSPNAPLLGTFEGDIIINNFLVRPGPGARPLAVTGEFQMNVASLRITPDMSLDLIRSALAEPIMGVVLESYGSGNIPSNWTEITSLLRSAVNRGVIIVNCTQCLSGSVAAIYDAGAVLSDLGVLSGSDMTSEAAYTKLAYVLGTDLPHHNKIELMKMNLRGEITA